In one window of Gudongella oleilytica DNA:
- a CDS encoding double-cubane-cluster-containing anaerobic reductase: MRPIVMEEVEALRGVNSVKVKEAHEQGRKIVGMYCIFSPSEIALAADAISVSLCGTSQDPIEEAEKELPRNLCPLIKSSYGFAITDKCPYFYFSDVLLAETTCDGKKKMYELMGKLKPMHVMNLPQTANDEDSLEFWKREMVKFKGFLENQFNTKITDEKLRDAIRLMNRERNVMKRLHKLNAHKPAPLAGTDMMKAQWLKGFNVDKEAGIELIERLIAEVEDRVEKGIYAFDEKAPRILLTGTPIGVGSDKVLKALEEAGASVVAFENCTGYKGLDVMVDEDKDPITALAEKYLSTPCSCMTNNNGRLDLIRRMVDEYKVDGVVDLTWQACHTYNIESYTVKKFVQEELGLPFIQIETDYSDSDTGQVKVRVEAFLETLDSRSLV, encoded by the coding sequence ATGAGACCAATAGTAATGGAAGAAGTAGAAGCACTGCGAGGAGTCAACTCAGTTAAAGTAAAAGAAGCGCATGAACAAGGAAGAAAGATAGTCGGCATGTACTGTATATTCTCACCATCAGAGATTGCTCTGGCTGCAGACGCCATATCTGTAAGCTTATGCGGAACCTCTCAGGACCCAATCGAGGAAGCAGAGAAGGAGCTGCCAAGAAACCTTTGCCCGCTGATCAAGTCAAGCTATGGATTTGCGATCACAGACAAATGCCCGTACTTCTATTTTTCAGATGTTTTGTTGGCTGAGACTACCTGCGATGGTAAGAAAAAAATGTATGAGCTTATGGGCAAGCTAAAGCCAATGCACGTAATGAATTTGCCTCAAACAGCTAATGACGAGGATTCACTTGAATTCTGGAAAAGAGAAATGGTGAAGTTCAAAGGATTCCTTGAGAATCAATTCAATACGAAAATAACAGATGAGAAGCTAAGAGATGCGATCAGACTTATGAACAGAGAAAGAAATGTAATGAAGAGGCTCCATAAGCTGAATGCTCACAAACCAGCACCACTTGCTGGTACAGACATGATGAAGGCTCAATGGCTGAAAGGCTTCAATGTAGACAAGGAAGCCGGGATAGAGCTTATTGAAAGATTGATTGCTGAGGTTGAGGACAGAGTAGAAAAAGGCATCTATGCATTTGATGAAAAAGCACCAAGAATACTTCTTACCGGCACTCCTATAGGCGTGGGCTCAGACAAGGTACTTAAGGCACTTGAAGAGGCAGGGGCTTCTGTAGTGGCATTTGAAAACTGCACAGGCTACAAAGGTCTTGATGTAATGGTGGATGAGGATAAGGACCCAATAACGGCACTTGCTGAAAAGTATTTATCAACGCCCTGCTCATGCATGACCAACAATAATGGAAGACTTGACCTTATTCGCAGAATGGTAGACGAGTATAAGGTAGACGGGGTTGTAGATTTGACCTGGCAGGCATGCCACACCTACAACATAGAATCATACACAGTCAAGAAATTCGTTCAGGAAGAGCTGGGACTTCCTTTCATACAAATAGAGACAGATTACTCAGATTCAGACACAGGCCAAGTCAAGGTCAGGGTTGAAGCCTTCCTGGAAACCCTGGACAGCCGTAGCCTGGTTTAA
- a CDS encoding acyl-CoA dehydratase activase: protein MNYIGIDIGSTAAKVTVFNDNALVDNYALPTGWSSVETAKAIRTRLEKGGVDLSSSKVVATGYGRISVPYADKTVTEITCHGAGTTYLFGKNATVIDIGGQDTKIITLVDGKVADFVMNDKCAAGTGKFLELMSNTLGVGIEELARMALEGENIAITSMCTVFAESEVISLIGAGTKRESIARGIVNSITGRVYALLHKHGAKDPVFLTGGLCEIEPFVHLLSEKIGTPVKTNSMARYAGSIGAALIAMKI from the coding sequence ATGAATTACATTGGTATAGATATTGGATCAACTGCAGCAAAGGTAACAGTATTTAACGACAACGCCTTAGTTGACAACTATGCCCTGCCAACCGGATGGAGCAGCGTGGAAACGGCCAAGGCAATTAGAACAAGACTTGAGAAGGGCGGAGTTGACCTAAGCTCCTCAAAGGTAGTTGCGACGGGCTATGGAAGGATCTCGGTTCCTTATGCAGATAAGACGGTTACAGAAATAACCTGCCACGGTGCTGGAACAACCTATCTGTTTGGGAAAAACGCGACGGTAATAGACATAGGGGGTCAGGATACAAAAATCATAACACTGGTAGATGGGAAGGTAGCTGATTTCGTAATGAATGACAAATGCGCTGCTGGAACTGGTAAATTCCTCGAGCTGATGTCAAACACCCTGGGAGTTGGGATAGAGGAGCTTGCCCGTATGGCGCTTGAAGGTGAAAACATCGCAATTACAAGTATGTGCACTGTTTTTGCAGAATCGGAGGTTATATCACTTATTGGAGCGGGAACGAAGAGAGAAAGCATAGCAAGGGGAATAGTAAATTCGATCACCGGCAGAGTGTATGCATTGCTCCACAAACACGGGGCTAAAGACCCAGTATTTCTTACTGGAGGCCTTTGTGAAATTGAGCCTTTTGTCCATTTACTATCCGAGAAGATTGGAACCCCGGTAAAAACAAACTCAATGGCAAGGTACGCAGGATCGATCGGTGCTGCATTGATTGCCATGAAAATATAA